Part of the Cololabis saira isolate AMF1-May2022 chromosome 15, fColSai1.1, whole genome shotgun sequence genome, aatattacaatcaaattcagtcctgcgctcgcaaaccttaagacccgcaacacctcatttaaatactgctgtttgcacctgttatcaatcgtgcacgcaatcttagttgatcacccgcaaaccacacgcaaacagcacgcgcaaactttttcagtgcacacgcaatttagtactctttatttaggatcttagtaaatcgggcccttagcgCCGCTCCTTTTAAGAGTTCCACCTCCGACCAAACGGGACAGCTAATCACAACAATGTTCATGCTGCTGCTGTAAGACAACGGAAACCTCCAACCTCAGTATGTGTTATATGTCCTTGAATAATgtttgatgggtgatgtttgataatatccttgaataatgtttgaggttttttatctgtgctgtatttatttgttccaAGGGACTGCAGACGCAAATTATCCtaaggctaactctggtgcaatgcatcacatgtttacatttatgtttttaattgcacatggtcCCTCTCAAATAAGATTTAAGTAATTAAGTaaactctctggtcctggtctgggtttAGGGCAttggtcggcaactggcggcccgcgggccaaaattggcccgcctccaataatatctggcccgccagatgacattgaaaatctgataaatattttttttaatttttaattatttttttttttattattatttactatcacaaaaacgacaatttcatagagaattcaaagcctttatttagaaaagataaaataaacgtAGAATCTTCTTGATTCCGGACGCACACCGGCTTGTGGTGGGAACGTGGGACGTATGCGCTTCTGAAATTacagagcaaaaaaaagaaaaggagaaagcgAAAATAAattactatttaaataaaataaagcaacaATGAATATATCTAATAAAAACAGTAATGGCAGTCTTAAAAGATTACTCACTTAATGGGAAAACTGGCATCTCCCTTCAGTCACGATCTTTTGGATGTCTGGAGATATGGATGTGACTTTAACCCGCAAGCAGTTCTCCAGATTTTTGTGCGTCAGGCGGTTCCTCTCCTGCGTCTTAATGGCATTCATAGACGAAAAGGCCGACTCGCATGTGTAGGTGGAGGGAAACATCGTCAGCACATAAAATGCGAGTTTTTTGATCCAGCTGTACTCATCTGAGCATGTCATCCAAAAGTAATCCACGGATTGCGCACTTTTGAGCGCATCACTGACCAGGGAGGTTGCTTGGAAATCAATAAGCTCCATTTGAAATGCGGCCTCATCCAACAATGGGATGGTTTCTTTAGCCAGGGAGGAGAAATCCGCACTTCGGACAGTGAGAGGGTCACGGACAAAAGCGACGATGTCCCTCGGGATGGAGTAGTCATCAAACCTGGACTTGAAGTTGGCCCGTAGCTGTTTGATGAAATCCACCATCAGTCCTGTCACTTCTCCCCGCACCTGTGATTTTAGTGTAGTGAAGTGCAGGAGCCTGCCAGTTGATAGGTCTGAATGGAACaactccagtttcctggtgaatGATTCCATCTTTTCAACCATGTCCACTATGGTTTTGCCTCTCCCCTGTAGCTGCAGGTTAAGCTGGTTCagatggccaaaaatatctGTTAAAAATGCTACATTGGACATGGACATTTCATCTTGGAGAAAGGCAAGGTGGTCGTCTGCAGCTCGCATCTTGCTTAATCTGAGGAAAGCCTTTACCTCATCCAGTAGCGCACAGAAGCGCTCCAGCGCTTTGCCTTTACTCAACCAGCGCACGTCGTTGTGGAGCAGCAGGTCATCGTGAGTGGCATCCTCTGATTCAGACACAAGCTGTCGGAAAAGACGGTGCTGAGTGCTTGATGTACCCCTGATAAAATTAATGATGCGCATCACTTTATCCATGACCCCCTTTAGCTCACCACTGAGCCTGGCGCACAGGACACTCTGGTGAATGAGGCAATGCAATCCGTGCGTTTGGGGCGCGATCTCCTTCAGTCTGCTCACCAGACCTCTGTGCTTTCCAAGCATGGCCGGTGCCCCGTCTGTCACGATGAGGTTGATTTTCTCAAAGGACAATGAATGCAGCCTGAAGACTTCCTCCAGTTTGTTAAATATAATTTCTCCGGTGGTGTTCCCCTCTAATGGAATTAAAGACAGCAACTCCTCCCTGAACTCCTTCCCATCAAAATATCTCACATAGACACACATCTGGCTTACATCTGTGTTGTCTGTGCTCTCATCAATGGCCAGAGAAAAGTAATTGGCCTGACTCAGACCACTGAAAATGACTCCATGCACAGCATCCGACAGTGCGTCTATGCGCCGGGTAGCGGACCTCGCAGAGAGAGGCACCTGTTTCACCGAGGCAATCACGCCATCCATTGACTTATCAGTAGCCAGCTCCTCCAAAACTGCCACCATTACCTCTTTAAAAATCTCTGCGTCAGTGAATGGTCTGTTGTGCCGGGCGAGCACCCATGCTGCTTTAAGGGACGCACTTGTCACTTTTTGTTGCGCTGTGAGGCCTCGTACCAGGATCTTGCTGCTGTGCGCATAACTGGCTGTCAGCGCTTCAAGTTTGTGCCTCCTTGTCCCTGTCTGGAGCGGATAGGCCACTTTGAAGGTGCCATGCTTTGTGTCGTGGTGCCGTCGGATGTTGTATTCTTTGCAAACTGCAACAACTTCGTTGCAGATGAGACACACAGGCTTGGCATTTATAAACTCAGGTAGGATGAAAGCATACTTCTCTTTCCACTCTTCTTTGTACGTCCTACCCTCGCTGTCAACTTTCCTCTTCAATGCTTTGGACAGTGACATTTTGTCTTACTAACTAGCAATGGTTGCTAATGTCTCTGTGCGTTCCCGCGACGAGtaggtgcttttcacggcagatGTGCTGAACACCTGTGTGTCAGTATCATGGATCTATTAATAGTATCAGCgctgacagactgcagcttcacctgatttatggttccgcgttaaaacgacggcgtagccgacgcgtagggtcgcggtgcggtgtgcgtcgccgcgtactctacgccgtcggctctgcgttggtgtgacgcggaaccataaatcagccttcaccgggAGCGAGGgctcgctgggttgatgttgatccaggaccaaacttgttaaggagcatcaaactcactcttatctacgcggaaataacgctaaaatataaagaaggcttcccaaagtgtgatctatggtgaaataggaaaattaagatgtgcaactcttttaaaggtgagacatgcatttaattgacttcatggcgccagccttggcgtttattattacgcaaatgtggaatgtttgggtctgtctaatttcgtcaaattaaatttggagattcaccgttcacatttttatgtgtatgcgttgtatgagagagagatggagagggcgagggagggagggaaagacgtggcctgtacgtcgttgttttttgtttttttttgcagtttgggtgcacaatacacttgtgtgtgtgtgtattaaaaagagattttgcagtatgttgtgtaattgaaactggtttgctgtgatcgttgatggcaaattcatattaagcatttacatcaTATTGCGTTCTTGAACGGCAGTTTGTGCCCCCCcgctggttattatgtgccccccaattagatctgttctgccgcAGACTCTgattatcaccaagttactaatggtttcataacgcagccacagagtagcgctaaagcagtaatttaacacactaataacagtctgtagcaaattcaagttactttatttaaactaatgactttcttaaattacctttttgtacaagatataatagtataataatactagtagcctatagataagtgggaaaaagttttgtttagtagaaaaaaaacatgtttcgccTGATTGATGTAATGTTCTGGCCCGccattcagttgctccgaaaaaatttggcccgaggccaaacttacttgccgacccctggtttaggggGTCTTGACTCCAAGTTTACCGACGACTGATATGTTTTCTATCCTGTTGACTGCACATTAGTGCCCCCCCCACCAActttgaaacatgttttctccagatttcaggCAGAAGAACCCGGATGTGATCAAAGTTCTGCTGAAACAAAAActaaccaaactaaactaaactctgcCAGAAGTCTGgattagggtcgccacccgccccgtaaaatacggaattgtcctttatttgagaaaaaagtgttgcgtcccgtattgaactaatacggaaCGTGATtcgtcccgtattttcattaacgcccagtctgtcacacacacatcaacactaaatttaacaataatcaactaaataaaacacaggaaacattaaggccagcaaaatctttgtggcgggacaacaggacctgctgcgtctgtgccagatctttatatattattattattattattattattattattattattattattattattattatatacgtgTGTGCCAGACACCTCCAGGTCGgggttgggaattaaaagttgcgttccgtattgaaccaatacggacatttattatgctcttatttattgatgtcataatatacagatgAAGGttggaacatttgaatatattgcaaaacgtcattcgtagtaaatttaactaaaggtgaaacaaatatattatttcccactacattcaaagtgagataattcaagcctttatttgttataattttggtgattatgactgacagtttatgaaaaccccaaataaaaaataaattagagaataatttatgaaatcattaaacaattccaccatcaaaattataacaaataaaggtttaacatatcttgctttgcatgtaataggactaggtaatatattagttttaagttgaattattgaaataaattaacttttacaccatattctagttgaattattgaaataaattaacttttacaccatattctagttgaatgattgaaataaattcgtttttacacaatattctagttgaattattgaaataaatgaacttttacaccatattctagttgaattattgaaataaatttacttttacaccatattctagttgaattattgaaataaatttacttttacaccatattctagttgaattattgaaataaatttacttttacaccatattctagttgaattattgaaataaattaacttttacaccatattctagttgaattattgaaataaattaacttttacaccatattctagttgaattattgaaataaattaacttttacaccatattctagttgaattattgaaataaattaacttttacaccatattctagttgaattattgaaataaattaacttttacaccatattctagttggattattgaaataaatgaacttttacaccatattcttcacctgtatattctacatctgggctgatgtggacatacatacatacatacatacatacatacatacatacatacatacatacatacatacatacatacatacatacatacatacatacatacatacatacatacatacatacatacatacatacatacatacatacatacataggaggatatttcagttactatatGGTTTTTCTGTctatacagtcatgaaagttcaacgctattaaagcactttaaactttaaatcaaagcatttagttttttcatataaaataaacacatttttatgcagtttagaagttttggggcttttttttttgctcctgcgctgctgaaatcagggcgtcccttatttctatttgtgaaaggtggaaaccctagtgtggattaaactaattaaactgAATAAATACATCAATAAGAACTTATTCCACTAATTCATATGAATGTGAGCCCGACACCAGCCCCAGTTTGACACAGAAACAGTTTAAAACGCTAAGACTTCATGACTAAAACCCGTACCCTGTccaaaccctgcttagcttagcttagcttagcttagcttagcttagcttagcttcccTAAGCTCCGGGTTTCGTACCTTCGCCACCTCGGGGATCCGCTGCTTCCCTGCCGCGGTGGACGCCATGATCCTCGGTGTGTCGGGGGTTCGAGCCCCGGAATATCAAACCTGAGCGGGTCAAACAGCAGCTTTTAACGATACATGgggtgcgtccgaaatcgcatactaaATAGTATGTACTAAAAAGTATGCTtaaatttggcacacttttgagtaaatatcagtagtgtgcattaattcggacgtactattaagtgcgcatacgtcacttcctgccgtagggaggTGGGAGTCGTTACCAtggtgttaccatggtaacctgtcaacGGTAGCAGCTCTCCGCTCCGCTCCGCCAGAGACGTTCTGAACTGCTAGATAACGTTCTATAAACTTTGGCTCCACTCTCGCTTgtcgtttatcctggcccaaaaaaaagatggatattcCCCTGCGCAATGTGTTGTTGAGGAGAAACAGAAGGCGGCGGCTGAACAGACGTCGGGACTCCGACAGGGAACTGCATCGCCAGGTCCTCCTCTATTTAGAGGAAAAGGCAAgcataacacttttttttttacttctcagGGAATATGAGTTACGAAGTTCTATTAAATATgctatacataaaaaaaatgtaatacatttattttaaagatataaatataaaatagaaTAGCTGACCTCCTCATGTGATGTTATTAGGGccagagcactgacagtgcgaaggccctattgtacctGTAGTTTATATTTGACATGTCTACTCATTAAATTAGACACATTTGCAATACACTGAAATATACTTGGGTAATTTGATGGTTAGTTTAggctatttaaaaacattatctGACAGAATATATATTTTGGTATGAACCATTTTTTGCAGTAACCCAAAGCAGCATACTAAGCATGACCATTTATAAGCAACTGTATACCTATAGCCTACTTTTGTGCCTTGCAAagtgataaaaaaataatattacatttttaaaaagaaaatacaccaataactcttatttctttatttgatttatttttatttcagaacATGAATCCAACGGTGTACTGCCAGCTGAACACCACAGTGCCCATCATAAGGCAGTATTTGGATGATCTGGTGGACCTGCGCCCCAACCTCAGGCTCTCGAGACCCTCCATCACTGCCTTGGTTGCTGCCCTCGAGCTGGAGTCAGCGCATGGTTGGGCCAAGGATATTGAGgtccttttatttttatattggcTGGCTCATGCTGCGTCATACAGGGTTGTGTCAACTGCCTTTGACATCCCCAGATCCACCGTCCATGACATCGTCCACAGGGTGAGCAAAGCTGTCCTGAGCATTCTGGGCAGAGTAATCCACTTCCCCAGAGGTGACCACCAGCTGGAGGAAGTCAGCTCTGGATTCACTCACCTGGCTGGATCCGACATGTTCAGTGTGGTTGTGGGGGCAATTGATGGCTGCCACATCAGGATAAAGCCTCCTGCTGGTAACAACCAATGCTACCTGAACAGGAAGCTCTTCCACTCTGTACAGCTGCAGGCCATCTGCAACCATCAGGGGCGCTTCCTGGATATCTTTGTGGGTTTCCCAGGGTCTGTCCATGATGCTCGGGTGCTTAAAAACAGCCCGGTATATGTCAGGCAGCTCTATCCACCAGAGGGGAAGTGCATACTGGGAGATGGAGGTTACCCCTGCCTGGCTTCCCCCATCTGCCTGATTACACCTTACCGAGAGCCTGTGCAGAACCCTGTACAGGCTCGGTTCAACCAAAGGCACTCCCGGGCACGGAGCATCATAGAAAGGGCCTTTGGTATGATGAAAAGCCGTTGGCGGAGTATCTTTTTTAAGGCCCTTGAGGTTAGTCCAACCTTCTCTGCAGAGGTTGTTGCCTGCTGTGCCATCCTGCACAACATCTGCCTGGATAATGGAGACATGATGGAGGAGCAGGACATGCAGCCCCCTGATGAGGACCCTGGAGCATCTGGGTGTGCCGAGTTGTCCTCTGGAGAATCAGTCAGAGACATGCTGTCAGCCGCTGTCTCAGCTCCAGTAGTTGCAGTGCAAGCTCTGCAACAGCACGATTACATGTAAATATTAATGTTAATCAATAATTATAATAGACTAATCAATCAATGTAAATATGTGTATAATAGTTTATAATAGTTATAATATAGTAGTTAGTATTTGGAATGTATAGTCAACATTTATTTCATCAAACATGATTTTgttctaatttttttattcaattcaatctgTTCATtgttcatctttatttttacctCACAGTAATATTATTCTTGATAGTTGTTGATATATTGCAGAGATCAGTTTGGGATTGTTATAAAGGGCTACAGGGTATTATTGTCATTGTTATCATAATCAACATCTTCTTTattattaacaatattattagcATATTATACTATATTTTGATTCTAGTGAATGACTGATTTAATAAAACTTATGTTACTTGTAATTGCTGTGGCGTATGGTGTTCAACCTTTgcctattgtattattttatcccCTGAGGTATTTTTTAGATGCCAGCTGTTGTGCTTCTTCATGCAAGTTAATAATGATCCAAAATGTGTTATAATAACACCATTTAATATTAACCTTTCTATCATCCTCCTATCATACAAACAACTTCAATTCTCCCATGTTTCTATAGAATATTCACTATAATtactatattatttttttttaaattaattgtatTAAAGGCAGGGCCTTTTGAAAAGTTAAACTGGTTTGGGTTGCTACTGTAGATATGGAAAAATCAGGCCAGAAGAGAGGATCTACAGTTCTGGTTATTAATGGCAGGTACTTTGATGAGGTTCACACCACAGACTGTGCCGGCAAGTGGTCTAAAGGGAAATAAGCTCTTTAAGTCAAAATGTAGGCTATGTAGATGCAAATGCAACAGGCACACTTGACTTGTTACCAGAAAACTAGTAATACAAgttgaaaagaaagaagagtgaACTACACTGAAACTGTAATAATTCATGGGTTAAGAGAATCATTCATTTAGTCACTGTACCAAATAAACCTATGAGTAAAAATTAGATAAATGAGTTTATTTCTCATGCTGAGTttgtacaaataaaaatattactAATAAAGACCATAACTCTGAATCTTAAATCAATAATTTTTACTGAACTCTATACAAAATACAACTGATGAAGACAACGAATGACAATGAAAACATTCTGAACTATTTACACTTTTGATTTTTATCTATTAATTCctatttacaaaatgtacaaatttaATTTATTCACATCTATTTTTTTGCAATTATTTCCATAATTTTAATAATTCGCTCCTCTCTCTCCTTTGTCTCCTTATCTCTTCTATCCTCTCTCTCCAttctctccttttctcttctctcctctctctcaatttgttccctctctctcctctcctctttgtCCAGTCTCTCCTGTTCTCGTTTCTCTTCTCGTTCCaatctcctcctctctcttgcTTCTTCTCTCTCCACTGCTTccttctctcttctttcttctctttctgccAATTCTCTCGTCATCCTTTCCTCTCTCTTCTGCACCTCCATCTCTTGCTCATCCCTTTTCTCCTCCAACTCCCTGAAATACTGGAGGAGGtctatcctcctcctcctccgtacAGGGGTCTCAACCTCCTCCCTGCTGTCAGTAGTGGAGGGTGGAGAGGATACAGCAGCATCTGTGTTGGCGGAGGCGATGAGGATAGGTGGAGTAATGGAGGGCCTGTCCCCAAGCGCCTCATCCATGGCCCT contains:
- the LOC133460932 gene encoding protein FAM200A-like, with translation MSLSKALKRKVDSEGRTYKEEWKEKYAFILPEFINAKPVCLICNEVVAVCKEYNIRRHHDTKHGTFKVAYPLQTGTRRHKLEALTASYAHSSKILVRGLTAQQKVTSASLKAAWVLARHNRPFTDAEIFKEVMVAVLEELATDKSMDGVIASVKQVPLSARSATRRIDALSDAVHGVIFSGLSQANYFSLAIDESTDNTDVSQMCVYVRYFDGKEFREELLSLIPLEGNTTGEIIFNKLEEVFRLHSLSFEKINLIVTDGAPAMLGKHRGLVSRLKEIAPQTHGLHCLIHQSVLCARLSGELKGVMDKVMRIINFIRGTSSTQHRLFRQLVSESEDATHDDLLLHNDVRWLSKGKALERFCALLDEVKAFLRLSKMRAADDHLAFLQDEMSMSNVAFLTDIFGHLNQLNLQLQGRGKTIVDMVEKMESFTRKLELFHSDLSTGRLLHFTTLKSQVRGEVTGLMVDFIKQLRANFKSRFDDYSIPRDIVAFVRDPLTVRSADFSSLAKETIPLLDEAAFQMELIDFQATSLVSDALKSAQSVDYFWMTCSDEYSWIKKLAFYVLTMFPSTYTCESAFSSMNAIKTQERNRLTHKNLENCLRVKVTSISPDIQKIVKNEAPAEVQITAEQLLREAKERELELLPPKQEITVKEELNDSKLRKRKINLLPGSVILKQTPQFSVLTSR
- the si:ch73-193c12.2 gene encoding nucleolar protein 58 isoform X2, with protein sequence MHTHSGESFECASMDTTRAEISHNAMQRRLVAARAPSAAQSNKMEGACAGAEESCSITLQFKWTDEKTEQLIRWRAANNSLFSGKRNAAVKGFETFLKETALQGVLTPAWVKKKWENLKQKYKELKCPPTGVSTEGGEDTAASWKWFRAMDEALGDRPSITPPILIASANTDAAVSSPPSTTDSREEVETPVRRRRRIDLLQYFRELEEKRDEQEMEVQKREERMTRELAEREERREKEAVEREEARERRRLEREEKREQERLDKEERREREQIEREERREKERMEREDRRDKETKEREERIIKIMEIIAKK
- the si:ch73-193c12.2 gene encoding uncharacterized protein si:ch73-193c12.2 isoform X1, encoding MHTHSGESFECASMDTTRAEISHNAMQRRLVAARAPSAAQSNKMEGACAGAEESCSITLQFKWTDEKTEQLIRWRAANNSLFSGKRNAAVKGFEGQLGTPRCSRVLIRGLHVLLLHHVSIIQADVVQDGTAGNNLCREGWTNLKGLKKDTPPTAFHHTKGPFYDAPCPGVPLVEPSLYRVLHRLSVRCNQADGGSQAGVTSISQYALPLWWIELPDIYRAVFKHPSIMDRPWETHKDIQEAPLMVADGLQLYRVEELPVQVALVVTSRRLYPDVAAINCPHNHTEHVGSSQVSESRADFLQLVVTSGEVDYSAQNAQDSFAHPVDDVMDGGSGDVKGS